In Flavobacterium cerinum, one genomic interval encodes:
- a CDS encoding tetratricopeptide repeat-containing hybrid sensor histidine kinase/response regulator gives MTNKPLRTFLLVLLSSQFVYAQTEEMTRKEISKMIAKASGHMLNLECEKSLIAAKNALNEAYRINDKSLIAKAYNIIGLNHEEFSDFKKAIQYYEKGLRYANQTDNDTIKDWLHNNLGSAYCFHKLDFNKGIQHYKIGLHYSEKLKDSSEIIYTRLNIASAYFETKKYNEGIKYLTGLEKYIQNKGELEAQISLNSLLGSYYTHSNNFEKAEAFYKEALDLCKKNKVEFLQTNACDLYKDFAQYYFKIKDFENAYFYLDKYTTTKDQIYNEERISEVKKAGSQIELDEYKRLVTRIENEKQLQARSLQQSRIIVVLFIITLLFLLLFLFSLYKNNEIRKKINNELKIANKQLKDAKDQAEEVSQLKSQFISTISHELRTPLYGVVGITDIITDEHKELSESSYLKSLKFSAKYLLSLVNDILQVYKIDENKIKLENSAFNIIEDLHQVTDSLMFLAEKNKNRLILEVDEDIPTLLIGDRVRLSQIFMNLIGNALKFTQKGRVKITAQIEKVEGTVFYIRFEVIDNGIGIAEEDQEKVFEKFVQIERKEDDYQGTGLGLPIVKQLVNLFNGEITIKSKENVGTTMTVIIGFDSDPEEIKKYTDNLEVEYLLENNYRVLVVEDNKINQIVTKKILDDNNFTNVIVDNGFDALDLLQKETFDIVLMDINMPAINGFETTKRIREQGNMIPVIALTAFDKQEISEQVYAASMNGIIIKPFEPKQLCKMIVNLCENKV, from the coding sequence ATGACTAATAAGCCATTACGTACATTTTTATTAGTATTGTTGTCTTCTCAGTTTGTTTATGCCCAAACAGAAGAGATGACCCGAAAAGAGATTTCTAAAATGATTGCTAAAGCCAGCGGTCATATGCTAAATCTGGAATGTGAAAAATCACTTATTGCCGCTAAAAACGCATTGAATGAGGCCTACCGGATTAACGATAAATCACTGATTGCCAAAGCCTACAATATCATCGGCTTAAACCACGAAGAATTTTCCGATTTTAAAAAAGCCATTCAGTATTATGAAAAAGGCCTGCGTTATGCTAATCAAACCGACAACGATACGATAAAAGACTGGCTTCACAACAATCTCGGCAGTGCTTACTGTTTTCATAAACTCGACTTCAATAAAGGCATTCAACATTATAAAATCGGATTACACTACTCTGAAAAACTAAAAGACAGTAGTGAAATTATTTATACCCGGTTAAACATTGCCAGTGCGTATTTTGAAACCAAAAAATACAACGAAGGCATTAAATATCTGACCGGACTGGAGAAATACATACAAAATAAAGGCGAACTGGAAGCTCAGATTTCACTCAATTCCTTGCTTGGCTCCTATTATACTCATTCCAATAACTTTGAAAAAGCAGAAGCTTTCTACAAAGAAGCTTTAGACCTTTGCAAAAAAAACAAAGTCGAGTTTCTTCAAACCAACGCCTGTGATCTTTATAAAGATTTTGCCCAATACTATTTTAAGATTAAGGACTTCGAGAATGCGTATTTTTACCTTGACAAATACACTACTACTAAAGATCAGATTTATAATGAGGAGCGTATCAGCGAGGTAAAAAAGGCCGGAAGCCAAATTGAACTGGACGAATATAAAAGGCTGGTAACGCGAATTGAAAACGAAAAACAGCTTCAAGCCAGAAGTTTACAACAGTCCCGTATTATTGTGGTATTATTTATTATCACCCTGCTATTTTTATTGCTATTTCTTTTCTCTTTATACAAGAACAACGAAATCCGGAAAAAGATCAATAATGAGCTTAAAATTGCGAATAAGCAATTAAAAGACGCTAAAGATCAGGCCGAGGAAGTTTCGCAACTTAAATCACAGTTTATATCTACTATTAGCCACGAATTGCGGACTCCCCTATACGGTGTTGTCGGAATTACGGATATTATTACCGATGAACACAAAGAACTTTCAGAAAGCTCTTATCTGAAATCGTTGAAGTTTTCAGCTAAATACCTGTTGTCTTTAGTTAATGATATTTTACAGGTTTATAAAATTGACGAGAATAAGATCAAACTTGAAAATTCAGCTTTTAATATCATCGAAGATTTACACCAGGTTACAGATAGTCTGATGTTTTTGGCCGAAAAAAATAAAAACCGACTCATACTGGAAGTTGACGAGGACATTCCAACATTGTTAATCGGTGATCGTGTACGTTTATCGCAGATTTTTATGAATCTGATCGGTAATGCTTTAAAATTCACACAAAAAGGACGGGTTAAAATTACCGCTCAAATTGAAAAAGTGGAAGGAACGGTTTTCTATATCAGATTTGAAGTGATCGATAACGGTATCGGTATTGCCGAAGAAGATCAGGAAAAGGTGTTTGAAAAATTCGTTCAGATCGAACGTAAAGAAGACGATTATCAAGGAACCGGATTAGGCCTTCCGATTGTAAAACAGCTTGTAAACCTTTTTAACGGAGAAATCACGATTAAGAGTAAAGAAAACGTGGGTACAACCATGACGGTCATTATCGGATTTGATTCTGATCCGGAGGAAATTAAAAAGTACACAGATAATCTCGAAGTCGAATATTTACTGGAAAACAATTATCGTGTTTTAGTGGTCGAAGACAATAAAATCAACCAGATTGTAACCAAAAAGATTCTGGATGATAATAATTTTACCAATGTTATTGTCGACAATGGTTTTGATGCTCTTGATTTATTACAAAAAGAGACTTTTGACATTGTGCTGATGGATATAAACATGCCGGCTATCAACGGTTTTGAAACCACCAAACGTATTCGCGAACAAGGCAATATGATCCCGGTAATCGCTTTAACCGCTTTCGACAAACAGGAGATATCCGAACAAGTATATGCTGCTTCGATGAACGGTATTATTATCAAACCGTTTGAACCGAAACAGCTTTGTAAAATGATTGTCAATCTTTGCGAAAACAAAGTTTAA
- a CDS encoding response regulator transcription factor — protein MIKTLLLEDDLVLSKEISDFLKTKDIECDCVFDGEVFFRQIRSEQYNIYLLDINVPKINGLDVCSTIRETDPTTPILMISAYGDLNDKMDAFKLGADDYLVKPFHLEELLIRVLALLRRSTTPQNEEKLITIDDLEIAPNSMTVKRAGTTIELTQKEYQLLLLLAKAKGRTLSKQTISEQIWDAHFDTNLNTIEVYINFLRKKIDKNYENKLIHTRPGFGYYLKDE, from the coding sequence ATGATTAAAACACTGCTCCTGGAAGACGATTTAGTACTCTCAAAAGAAATCAGTGACTTCTTAAAAACAAAAGACATTGAGTGTGATTGCGTATTCGATGGTGAAGTCTTTTTCCGACAAATTCGTTCCGAGCAATACAATATCTATTTATTGGATATCAACGTACCGAAAATCAACGGATTGGATGTTTGCAGCACTATCCGGGAAACCGATCCGACAACCCCTATTCTGATGATCAGTGCATATGGTGATCTTAACGATAAAATGGACGCCTTTAAGTTGGGAGCCGATGATTATCTGGTTAAACCTTTTCACCTTGAAGAATTACTGATACGCGTTTTAGCACTTCTAAGACGCAGTACAACTCCGCAAAATGAAGAAAAACTGATTACCATCGACGATCTTGAAATAGCGCCGAATTCCATGACGGTAAAACGTGCCGGTACAACAATCGAACTAACGCAAAAAGAATATCAGTTATTACTCTTATTGGCTAAAGCGAAAGGAAGAACACTATCCAAACAAACAATATCAGAGCAAATATGGGACGCTCACTTTGATACAAATCTGAATACTATTGAGGTGTACATTAACTTTCTGAGAAAAAAAATCGATAAGAATTACGAAAACAAACTGATACATACGCGTCCGGGTTTCGGGTATTATCTAAAAGACGAATAA
- a CDS encoding HAMP domain-containing sensor histidine kinase, producing the protein MTLKRRIAVNVSIAFSVIYGISAIFIYISFSTFRKEEFMERLEEKALTTTKLLLEVKDVDTQILKLIDRNTINKLYNEKTLIFDSNYKLIYSSIDDASVKWDVNFLQKIKKHKRVYTIEKEKDVLGVFHIYNNTDYYIIIAAEDKSGMSKLEFLYQILILSFILGTTLVWLTTYFLIRKLLEPLDNFQKIITSISINKLNTQVIESSKSDEISLLAKAFNQMLLRIERSYLAQKEFTSNASHELRTPISRLTLQLENLIQQGGHSEHTLNYLNNMSKDVNQISDLINSLLLLAQINASSFGSTFQQVRVDEIIFQVYEKTIKNFPDFQMNFEIGTTESDLEVKGITSLLEIVFANLFKNAYLYSYDRKINVIIEDSAQHDIQIKLINKGEKLSPEEENKIFNSFVRGTKNQKIQGSGLGLRIAKRILDLHKAKLAYHYDDAAEQHEFIIIFPS; encoded by the coding sequence ATGACTTTAAAGAGACGTATAGCTGTAAATGTCAGTATTGCCTTTTCTGTGATTTACGGAATATCAGCTATATTCATCTATATTTCATTTTCGACTTTCCGTAAGGAAGAATTTATGGAAAGGTTGGAAGAAAAAGCGTTAACCACTACTAAACTATTACTTGAAGTAAAAGACGTAGATACTCAGATTTTAAAGCTTATAGATCGAAATACAATTAATAAGTTATACAACGAAAAAACACTTATTTTCGACAGTAACTATAAGTTAATTTACAGTAGTATCGATGATGCTTCCGTTAAATGGGACGTCAACTTTCTTCAAAAAATCAAAAAGCACAAAAGGGTTTATACGATCGAAAAAGAGAAAGATGTACTGGGCGTTTTTCATATTTACAACAATACGGATTATTATATCATAATTGCGGCCGAGGACAAATCCGGTATGAGTAAACTGGAATTCTTATACCAGATCTTGATTCTGTCTTTTATCCTCGGAACTACATTGGTATGGCTTACCACCTATTTTCTGATCCGGAAATTATTGGAACCGCTGGATAATTTCCAAAAAATTATTACCAGTATTTCAATCAACAAATTAAATACACAGGTAATTGAATCCTCTAAGTCAGACGAAATCAGTTTATTAGCCAAAGCTTTCAACCAGATGTTACTTCGTATCGAACGCTCCTATCTGGCGCAGAAAGAATTTACGTCGAATGCATCGCATGAACTGCGAACACCTATCAGTAGGTTAACGTTACAATTGGAAAATCTGATTCAGCAAGGAGGTCATAGCGAACACACCTTGAATTACCTGAACAATATGAGCAAAGATGTGAATCAGATTTCTGATTTGATCAATTCACTTCTACTCTTGGCACAAATCAACGCATCCAGTTTCGGATCGACCTTCCAACAAGTACGTGTCGATGAGATTATCTTTCAGGTTTATGAAAAAACGATTAAGAATTTCCCTGATTTTCAAATGAATTTTGAAATCGGAACCACAGAATCGGATCTGGAAGTCAAAGGAATAACATCCTTACTTGAAATTGTTTTCGCCAATCTTTTTAAAAATGCTTATTTGTATTCATACGATCGCAAGATCAATGTGATCATAGAAGATAGTGCTCAGCATGACATCCAAATTAAATTGATCAATAAAGGTGAAAAACTTTCACCGGAAGAAGAAAATAAAATTTTCAATTCTTTTGTTCGCGGTACTAAAAATCAAAAAATTCAGGGTTCCGGATTGGGTTTACGTATTGCCAAACGCATTCTCGATCTGCATAAGGCAAAATTAGCGTATCATTATGATGATGCTGCGGAACAACACGAATTCATTATTATTTTTCCTTCCTAA